Proteins encoded within one genomic window of Clupea harengus chromosome 10, Ch_v2.0.2, whole genome shotgun sequence:
- the LOC105910739 gene encoding ATP-binding cassette sub-family D member 3-like isoform X2, protein MAAVSKYLTAKHCSLAGAAVVALYLLKRRLQGHSPKLYRKGSPVVKTEKVVPTDRAAVDKVFFARMLDLFKILVPQPFCKEVGYLLFIATMLVARTYCDVWMIHNGTMIESSIIGRSTEAFKRYLFNFATAMPAVSLVNNFLKLGLNQLKLCFRVRLTRHLYDEYLKGYTYYKIGNLDNRIANPDQLLTQDVEKFSNSVVDLYSNISKPLLDICIYVIKLASAIGFQGPVCMVSYLVLSGLLLTRLRRPASHMTVTEQTYEGEYRYVNSRLITNSEEIAFYNGNVRERAIIHSTFQKLVSHLRNFIYFRFSMGFVDSIIAKYIAMVVGYLVVSRPFLDLSNPRHNHSTHSQLLEEYYQSGRMLISLAQALGRMVLAGREMTRLSGFTARITEIQKVLKDLNQGRYERTMVSQQAKETGEADRISLVPGSGTIVYLDHIIRFEHIPLATPNGDILIRDLSFEVTSGTNVLVCGPNGSGKSSLFRVLGELWPLFGGCLTKPQRGKLFYVPQRPYMTLGTLRDQVIYPDTVENQRQKGISDQVLNEYLAAVQLEHILQREGSWDAQQDWMDILSGGEKQRMAMARLFYHKPQFAILDECTSAVSVDVEDYIYTHCRKESITLFTVSHRKSLWKHHEYYLHIDGRGGYEFKPITQDTAQFGS, encoded by the exons ATGGCGGCGGTCAGTAAGTATCTGACAGCCAAGCACTGTTCCTTGGCAGGTGCAGCAGTTGTTGCTTTGTATCTGTTAAAGCGACGACTACAAGGACATTCTCCAAAGCTTTACAG AAAAGGGAGCCCAGTCGTAAAAACTGAG AAAGTTGTGCCCACAGACAGAGCAGCTGTAGACAAAGTGTTCTTTGCTCGTATGTTAGACCTTTTCAAAATACTTGTGCCTCAGCCATTTTGCAAAGAG GTGGGATACCTCCTGTTCATAGCTACAATGCTTGTAGCAAGGACCTACTGTGATGTATGGATGATCCATAATGGAACCATGATTGAGAG TTCAATTATTGGACGCTCAACTGAAGCTTTCAAGAGATATTTGTTTAACTTTGCCACTGCTATGCCTGCT GTGTCATTGGTGAATAACTTCCTTAAGCTGGGATTGAACCAGTTAAAGCTCTGCTTCCGTGTGAGGCTCACCAGACACCTGTATGATGAGTATCTGAA GGGCTACACATACTATAAAATTGGTAACCTAGACAACCGCATTGCCAACCCTGATCAGCTTCTGACACAAGATGTAGAGAAGTTCAGCAATAGTGTGGTGGACCTGTACTCCAACATCAGCAAG CCTCTCCTAGATATTTGCATATATGTCATCAAGCTGGCCTCCGCCATTGGCTTTCAG GGTCCGGTCTGCATGGTCAGCTACCTCGTTCTCTCTGGCCTGCTACTCACCCGCCTGCGTCGGCCTGCCAGTCACATGACCGTCACAGAGCAGACCTACGAGGGAGAGTACCGCTACGTCAACTCTCGCCTCATCACTAACAG TGAGGAGATTGCTTTCTACAATGGCAAtgtaagagagagggcgatCATCCATTCCACTTTCCAGAAGTTG GTCAGCCATTTGCGCAACTTCATTTATTTCCGCTTTTCAATGGGATTTGTGGACAGCATAATTGCCAAGT ATATCGCCATGGTGGTGGGCTACCTGGTGGTCAGCAGACCATTCCTGGATCTCTCCAACCCTCGCCAtaatcacagcacacactctcaactgctggag GAATACTACCAGAGTGGGCGGATGTTGATTAGTCTAGCTCAGGCCCTGGGCAGGATGGTGCTCGCAGGCAGGGAGATGACCAGGCTTTCTGG CTTCACAGCACGCATCACAGAGATCCAGAAGGTTCTGAAAGACCTGAACCAGGGCAGATATGAGCGCACCATGGTCTCTCAGCAAGCCAAAG AGACTGGAGAGGCTGACAGAATCTCACTGGTTCCTGGAAGTGGGACCATAGTCTACTTAGATCACATAATCAG GTTCGAACACATTCCTTTAGCGACCCCTAATGGAGACATTCTCATCAGAGATCTATCCTTTGag GTGACCTCAGGTACTAATGTGCTAGTGTGTGGACCTAACGGCAGTGGGAAGAGCTCTCTGTTTCGAGTTCTGGGAGAG CTTTGGCCTCTCTTCGGGGGGTGCCTCACCAAGCCGCAGAGAGGGAAGCTGTTCTATGTCCCTCAG AGGCCTTACATGACGCTGGGCACTTTGCGAGACCAAGTGATCTACCCTGACACAGtggagaaccagagacagaagGGCATCTCTGATCAG gtacTGAATGAGTATCTGGCTGCAGTGCAGCTGGAGCACATTCTGCAGAGAGAAGGCAGCTGGGACGCACAGCAGGACTGGATGGACATcctgagtggaggagagaaacagaggatggCG ATGGCCCGGCTCTTTTACCACAAACCCCAGTTTGCCATCCTGGACGAGTGCACCAGCGCAGTGAGCGTGGACGTGGAGGACTACATCTACACCCACTGCAGAAAG GAGAGCATCACTCTCTTCACAGTCTCTCATAGGAAATCCCTGTGGAAACACCATGAG TACTACCTGCACATTGACGGGAGAGGGGGCTACGAGTTCAAGCCAATCACACAAGACACGGCGCAGTTTGGCTCTTGA
- the LOC105910739 gene encoding ATP-binding cassette sub-family D member 3-like isoform X1 — translation MAAVSKYLTAKHCSLAGAAVVALYLLKRRLQGHSPKLYSRKGSPVVKTEKVVPTDRAAVDKVFFARMLDLFKILVPQPFCKEVGYLLFIATMLVARTYCDVWMIHNGTMIESSIIGRSTEAFKRYLFNFATAMPAVSLVNNFLKLGLNQLKLCFRVRLTRHLYDEYLKGYTYYKIGNLDNRIANPDQLLTQDVEKFSNSVVDLYSNISKPLLDICIYVIKLASAIGFQGPVCMVSYLVLSGLLLTRLRRPASHMTVTEQTYEGEYRYVNSRLITNSEEIAFYNGNVRERAIIHSTFQKLVSHLRNFIYFRFSMGFVDSIIAKYIAMVVGYLVVSRPFLDLSNPRHNHSTHSQLLEEYYQSGRMLISLAQALGRMVLAGREMTRLSGFTARITEIQKVLKDLNQGRYERTMVSQQAKETGEADRISLVPGSGTIVYLDHIIRFEHIPLATPNGDILIRDLSFEVTSGTNVLVCGPNGSGKSSLFRVLGELWPLFGGCLTKPQRGKLFYVPQRPYMTLGTLRDQVIYPDTVENQRQKGISDQVLNEYLAAVQLEHILQREGSWDAQQDWMDILSGGEKQRMAMARLFYHKPQFAILDECTSAVSVDVEDYIYTHCRKESITLFTVSHRKSLWKHHEYYLHIDGRGGYEFKPITQDTAQFGS, via the exons ATGGCGGCGGTCAGTAAGTATCTGACAGCCAAGCACTGTTCCTTGGCAGGTGCAGCAGTTGTTGCTTTGTATCTGTTAAAGCGACGACTACAAGGACATTCTCCAAAGCTTTACAG CAGAAAAGGGAGCCCAGTCGTAAAAACTGAG AAAGTTGTGCCCACAGACAGAGCAGCTGTAGACAAAGTGTTCTTTGCTCGTATGTTAGACCTTTTCAAAATACTTGTGCCTCAGCCATTTTGCAAAGAG GTGGGATACCTCCTGTTCATAGCTACAATGCTTGTAGCAAGGACCTACTGTGATGTATGGATGATCCATAATGGAACCATGATTGAGAG TTCAATTATTGGACGCTCAACTGAAGCTTTCAAGAGATATTTGTTTAACTTTGCCACTGCTATGCCTGCT GTGTCATTGGTGAATAACTTCCTTAAGCTGGGATTGAACCAGTTAAAGCTCTGCTTCCGTGTGAGGCTCACCAGACACCTGTATGATGAGTATCTGAA GGGCTACACATACTATAAAATTGGTAACCTAGACAACCGCATTGCCAACCCTGATCAGCTTCTGACACAAGATGTAGAGAAGTTCAGCAATAGTGTGGTGGACCTGTACTCCAACATCAGCAAG CCTCTCCTAGATATTTGCATATATGTCATCAAGCTGGCCTCCGCCATTGGCTTTCAG GGTCCGGTCTGCATGGTCAGCTACCTCGTTCTCTCTGGCCTGCTACTCACCCGCCTGCGTCGGCCTGCCAGTCACATGACCGTCACAGAGCAGACCTACGAGGGAGAGTACCGCTACGTCAACTCTCGCCTCATCACTAACAG TGAGGAGATTGCTTTCTACAATGGCAAtgtaagagagagggcgatCATCCATTCCACTTTCCAGAAGTTG GTCAGCCATTTGCGCAACTTCATTTATTTCCGCTTTTCAATGGGATTTGTGGACAGCATAATTGCCAAGT ATATCGCCATGGTGGTGGGCTACCTGGTGGTCAGCAGACCATTCCTGGATCTCTCCAACCCTCGCCAtaatcacagcacacactctcaactgctggag GAATACTACCAGAGTGGGCGGATGTTGATTAGTCTAGCTCAGGCCCTGGGCAGGATGGTGCTCGCAGGCAGGGAGATGACCAGGCTTTCTGG CTTCACAGCACGCATCACAGAGATCCAGAAGGTTCTGAAAGACCTGAACCAGGGCAGATATGAGCGCACCATGGTCTCTCAGCAAGCCAAAG AGACTGGAGAGGCTGACAGAATCTCACTGGTTCCTGGAAGTGGGACCATAGTCTACTTAGATCACATAATCAG GTTCGAACACATTCCTTTAGCGACCCCTAATGGAGACATTCTCATCAGAGATCTATCCTTTGag GTGACCTCAGGTACTAATGTGCTAGTGTGTGGACCTAACGGCAGTGGGAAGAGCTCTCTGTTTCGAGTTCTGGGAGAG CTTTGGCCTCTCTTCGGGGGGTGCCTCACCAAGCCGCAGAGAGGGAAGCTGTTCTATGTCCCTCAG AGGCCTTACATGACGCTGGGCACTTTGCGAGACCAAGTGATCTACCCTGACACAGtggagaaccagagacagaagGGCATCTCTGATCAG gtacTGAATGAGTATCTGGCTGCAGTGCAGCTGGAGCACATTCTGCAGAGAGAAGGCAGCTGGGACGCACAGCAGGACTGGATGGACATcctgagtggaggagagaaacagaggatggCG ATGGCCCGGCTCTTTTACCACAAACCCCAGTTTGCCATCCTGGACGAGTGCACCAGCGCAGTGAGCGTGGACGTGGAGGACTACATCTACACCCACTGCAGAAAG GAGAGCATCACTCTCTTCACAGTCTCTCATAGGAAATCCCTGTGGAAACACCATGAG TACTACCTGCACATTGACGGGAGAGGGGGCTACGAGTTCAAGCCAATCACACAAGACACGGCGCAGTTTGGCTCTTGA
- the LOC105910812 gene encoding TLC domain-containing protein 4-B-like isoform X2, with the protein MAMLSIPLVSVFCSFLVFQWLFHHVSPRLFSWLCPAFLNLPHTHKTEWNIRTVSTLHALVVSPISLYIFLFDEGVNEDLIWGDPTLVKLNIAITTGYLLSDLLVMFSSWEITGDKLFVVHHLVALYAYSYLLEQGVLPYFANFRLMSEFSTPCVNQRWFFKVLGYHKTSVPNLVNGTLMAAVFFLVRLAVLPVYYYRVFEVYGTQAYHRVPTGARLTWMLSSLSLDVLNLLWMWRIWKGCLGVLRSYRRPEARDLPSSKTD; encoded by the exons ATGGCAATGCTCAGCATACCACTGGTGTCGGTCTTCTGCAGCTTCCTGGTGTTCCAGTGGCTCTTCCATCATGTGAGCCCAAGGCTGTTTTCATGGCTCTGCCCTGCTTTCCTCAACctaccacacacgcacaagacTGAGTGGAACATCAG aaCAGTTTCTACGCTCCATGCTCTAGTGGTGTCTCCCATCAGTctttatatatttctttttgaTGAGGGTGTCAATGAAGATCTTATCTG GGGAGACCCAACACTGGTGAAACTCAACATCGCCATAACAACTGGATACCTACTTTCGG ATTTGCTGGTCATGTTTTCCTCTTGGGAGATAACTGGGGACAAACTATTTGTGGTGCATCACCTAGTCGCCCTGTATGCATATTCATATCTGCTG GAGCAAGGCGTATTACCCTATTTTGCCAACTTTCGTCTTATGTCGGAGTTCTCCACTCCTTGTGTGAACCAGCG ATGGTTCTTTAAAGTGTTGGGTTACCACAAGACCTCTGTGCCAAACCTGGTCAATGGGACGTTGATGGCAGCTGTATTCTTCCTGGTGAGGCTTGCTGTCCTTCCAGTCTACTACTACCGTGTGTTTGAAGTCTATGGCACACAAGCCTACCACCGGGTGCCCACCGGGGCCCGCTTGACCTGGATGCTCTCAAGCCTCAGCCTGGACGTGCTGAACCTGCTATGGATGTGGCGTATCTGGAAGGGATGCCTGGGGGTCCTGCGCTCCTACAGAAGGCCTGAAGCCAGAGATCTACCCAGCTCCAAGACAGACTGA
- the LOC105910675 gene encoding tissue factor-like, with amino-acid sequence MCTAALIHFAVFALTLISAISGEDYPPRAQNVSWSSFNFKTILTWSPKPTNYSYTVEFSRLDKDKTMHCIRTRETECDLTDKLENLRDTYTADVISEPLPSANTHFVELPYTSAPRFCPYKETKIGSLNFKVIQNEDKTKMEVHIQDPQTAIKKNGRPMTIREIFREDLMYKVQYSKAGSTGKSKAQGRKNVVEINKLEEGVSYCFTVAAYIPSRKSDHQMGSWSIPVCWPPKAGSFFEEISWTWLAAGAAILLVILVLLIIMIVLCCKRACLSKKIKMEAATTITTTV; translated from the exons ATGTGTACAGCAGCGCTGATTCATTTTGCTGTCTTCGCGTTGACTCTCATCTCCGCGATTTCAG GTGAGGATTATCCACCGCGGGCTCAGAATGTATCCTGGTCCTCCTTTAACTTCAAGACCATTTTAACCTGGAGCCCTAAACCTACAAACTACTCTTACACCGTGGAGTTTTCAAG ATTGGACAAGGACAAGACCATGCACTGCATCCGGACCAGGGAGACTGAGTGTGACCTGACCGATAAACTGGAGAACCTGAGGGACACCTACACTGCTGATGTGATCTCGGAGCCCCTGccctctgcaaacacacactttgtcgAGCTCCCATACACGTCTGCGCCTCGCTTCTGCCCCTACAAAGAAA CAAAGATAGGAAGTCTAAATTTCAAGGTGATTCAGAATGAGGACAAGACTAAGATGGAAGTCCACATCCAAGATCCCCAGACTGCCATCAAGAAAAATGGGCGGCCGATGACCATCCGAGAGATCTTCAGGGAGGACCTGATGTACAAAGTCCAATACAGCAAAGCTGGAAGCACAGGAAAA AGCAAGGCCCAGGGCCGCAAGAATGTGGTGGAGATCAACaagctggaggagggtgtgagCTACTGCTTCACTGTGGCTGCGTACATACCATCGCGTAAATCAGACCATCAGATGGGGTCGTGGTCCATTCCTGTCTGCTGGCCCCCAAAGGCCGGGTCTTTCTTTGAGG AGATTAGCTGGACTTGGTTAGCAGCAGGTGCCGCCATCCTCCTGGTGATCTTGGTTCTCCTGATCATCATGATTGTTCTGTGCTGCAAGAGGGCTTGTCTCTCCAAGAAGATCAAGATGGAGGCTGCAACGACGATCACGACTACCGTGTAG
- the LOC105910812 gene encoding TLC domain-containing protein 4-B-like isoform X1 translates to MAMLSIPLVSVFCSFLVFQWLFHHVSPRLFSWLCPAFLNLPHTHKTEWNIRTVSTLHALVVSPISLYIFLFDEGVNEDLIWGDPTLVKLNIAITTGYLLSGQVSDLTGHLVYTNLRSSQIYYLLVMFSSWEITGDKLFVVHHLVALYAYSYLLEQGVLPYFANFRLMSEFSTPCVNQRWFFKVLGYHKTSVPNLVNGTLMAAVFFLVRLAVLPVYYYRVFEVYGTQAYHRVPTGARLTWMLSSLSLDVLNLLWMWRIWKGCLGVLRSYRRPEARDLPSSKTD, encoded by the exons ATGGCAATGCTCAGCATACCACTGGTGTCGGTCTTCTGCAGCTTCCTGGTGTTCCAGTGGCTCTTCCATCATGTGAGCCCAAGGCTGTTTTCATGGCTCTGCCCTGCTTTCCTCAACctaccacacacgcacaagacTGAGTGGAACATCAG aaCAGTTTCTACGCTCCATGCTCTAGTGGTGTCTCCCATCAGTctttatatatttctttttgaTGAGGGTGTCAATGAAGATCTTATCTG GGGAGACCCAACACTGGTGAAACTCAACATCGCCATAACAACTGGATACCTACTTTCGGGTCAGGTTTCTGATCTTACTGGACACCTTGTCTATACCAACCTCCGTTCTTCCCAGATATACT ATTTGCTGGTCATGTTTTCCTCTTGGGAGATAACTGGGGACAAACTATTTGTGGTGCATCACCTAGTCGCCCTGTATGCATATTCATATCTGCTG GAGCAAGGCGTATTACCCTATTTTGCCAACTTTCGTCTTATGTCGGAGTTCTCCACTCCTTGTGTGAACCAGCG ATGGTTCTTTAAAGTGTTGGGTTACCACAAGACCTCTGTGCCAAACCTGGTCAATGGGACGTTGATGGCAGCTGTATTCTTCCTGGTGAGGCTTGCTGTCCTTCCAGTCTACTACTACCGTGTGTTTGAAGTCTATGGCACACAAGCCTACCACCGGGTGCCCACCGGGGCCCGCTTGACCTGGATGCTCTCAAGCCTCAGCCTGGACGTGCTGAACCTGCTATGGATGTGGCGTATCTGGAAGGGATGCCTGGGGGTCCTGCGCTCCTACAGAAGGCCTGAAGCCAGAGATCTACCCAGCTCCAAGACAGACTGA
- the znf414 gene encoding zinc finger protein 414 isoform X2 — MSTVVEPAAAQSTITTMPAGSSRLSCTVYGCKRSYTDIEALNCHINDHQIPAETFPGKIFLCSTMGCEGSFTSMQQLMEHMRVHYKPNIYFICESCRSKLRSYRTLLKHLQTCAKVAKSRAARAGAPGEQGAEHELQAPVFAPDPSETSELEQMETTPPTAEPPSAVGHFPDPTLSSSPTEASVQSPSMSQTSPSQPLSSPSHQSAAAASNAVWRKNQGQSFSSRILWEHTRGRYNCLQCGHSTANRKEMTAHIESQHKSPSGKPPSEPDGTESSPTQLQSPSDSELSADTHP; from the exons ATGTCCACGGTAGTGGAGCCTGCAGCTGCACAGTCCACCATCACTACGATGCCAGCAG GTAGTAGTCGCTTGTCCTGTACAGTCTACGGGTGCAAGAGATCTTATACAGACATAGAAGCGCTCAACTGTCATATCAACGACCACCAGATTCCTGCAGAGACTTTTCCAG GGAAAATCTTCCTGTGCTCTACAATGGGCTGTGAGGGCTCATTTACAAGCATGCAACAGCTGATGGAGCATATGAGGGTCCACTATAAGCCAAATATCTACTTCAT CTGTGAGAGTTGCCGGTCAAAGCTGCGATCCTATCGCACACTGCTGAAGCATCTACAGACCTGCGCTAAAGTGGCCAAGAGTAGGGCAGCACGGGCAGGGGCACCCGGTGAACAAGGGGCTGAGCATGAGCTCCAGGCCCCGGTCTTTGCACCTGACCCATCAGAGACCTCTGAGCTGGAGCAGATGGAGACCACCCCACCAACCGCGGAACCCCCTTCAGCTGTGGGGCATTTCCCCGACCCCACGCTCTCTTCTAGTCCCACGGAGGCCTCTGTTCAGAGTCCCAGCATGTCTCAGACTTCCCCATCACAGccactctcctccccctcacatCAGAGTGCTGCAGCCGCCTCCAATGCTGTCTGGAGGAAAAATCAAG GCCAGTCCTTTAGCAGCCGTATCCTATGGGAGCACACCAGGGGCCGCTACAACTGTCTCCAGTGTGGCCACAGCACCGCCAACCGCAAGGAGATGACCGCTCACATTGAGAGCCAACACAAGAGTCCCTCTGGCAAACCACCCTCAGAGCCTG ATGGAACAGAGAGCTCCCCTACACAGCTGCAGTCACCATCAGATTCTGAGCTCTCAGCCGACACCCACCCGTGA
- the znf414 gene encoding zinc finger protein 414 isoform X1: MSELAKLLSSDFTGSTVYTPAIANMSTVVEPAAAQSTITTMPAGSSRLSCTVYGCKRSYTDIEALNCHINDHQIPAETFPGKIFLCSTMGCEGSFTSMQQLMEHMRVHYKPNIYFICESCRSKLRSYRTLLKHLQTCAKVAKSRAARAGAPGEQGAEHELQAPVFAPDPSETSELEQMETTPPTAEPPSAVGHFPDPTLSSSPTEASVQSPSMSQTSPSQPLSSPSHQSAAAASNAVWRKNQGQSFSSRILWEHTRGRYNCLQCGHSTANRKEMTAHIESQHKSPSGKPPSEPDGTESSPTQLQSPSDSELSADTHP, translated from the exons ATG TCTGAGCTAGCGAAACTGTTGTCCTCTGACTTCACTGGTTCGACTGTTTACACTCCTGCCATTGCAAACATGTCCACGGTAGTGGAGCCTGCAGCTGCACAGTCCACCATCACTACGATGCCAGCAG GTAGTAGTCGCTTGTCCTGTACAGTCTACGGGTGCAAGAGATCTTATACAGACATAGAAGCGCTCAACTGTCATATCAACGACCACCAGATTCCTGCAGAGACTTTTCCAG GGAAAATCTTCCTGTGCTCTACAATGGGCTGTGAGGGCTCATTTACAAGCATGCAACAGCTGATGGAGCATATGAGGGTCCACTATAAGCCAAATATCTACTTCAT CTGTGAGAGTTGCCGGTCAAAGCTGCGATCCTATCGCACACTGCTGAAGCATCTACAGACCTGCGCTAAAGTGGCCAAGAGTAGGGCAGCACGGGCAGGGGCACCCGGTGAACAAGGGGCTGAGCATGAGCTCCAGGCCCCGGTCTTTGCACCTGACCCATCAGAGACCTCTGAGCTGGAGCAGATGGAGACCACCCCACCAACCGCGGAACCCCCTTCAGCTGTGGGGCATTTCCCCGACCCCACGCTCTCTTCTAGTCCCACGGAGGCCTCTGTTCAGAGTCCCAGCATGTCTCAGACTTCCCCATCACAGccactctcctccccctcacatCAGAGTGCTGCAGCCGCCTCCAATGCTGTCTGGAGGAAAAATCAAG GCCAGTCCTTTAGCAGCCGTATCCTATGGGAGCACACCAGGGGCCGCTACAACTGTCTCCAGTGTGGCCACAGCACCGCCAACCGCAAGGAGATGACCGCTCACATTGAGAGCCAACACAAGAGTCCCTCTGGCAAACCACCCTCAGAGCCTG ATGGAACAGAGAGCTCCCCTACACAGCTGCAGTCACCATCAGATTCTGAGCTCTCAGCCGACACCCACCCGTGA
- the LOC105910811 gene encoding holocytochrome c-type synthase: MTEAVSNHMDSLKVKTFPTSEYSSGSAPPRSCPMHQEPKQSAPPPECPMHKASAPAQQAPETSAAVPEPPAHQDRAYEFVECPMKAARGEKGDVSDINPANMMPPPNQIPSVDQPFSLSVKREESTIPRAGSEQHWVYPSEQMFWNAMLRKGWHWNKGDIEQKDMNNIISIHNQNNEMAWQEILRWEALHSKECPCGPSLLRFGGKAKEFTPRARFRHWMGRELPFDRHDWIVNRCGKEVRYVIDYYDAGAASKHTILDVRPALDSIGAVWDRMRVSWFHWTS, encoded by the exons ATGACAGAGGCAGTGTCTAACCACATGGACTCGTTGAAGGTCAAGACCTTTCCTACTTCAGAATACAGCTCTGGATCTGCACCGCCAAGAAGTTGTCCCATGCATCAGGAGCCCAAACAAA GTGCTCCTCCCCCAGAATGCCCCATGCACAAGGCGTCTGCACCTGCCCAGCAGGCACCTGAGACTTCCGCTGCTGTCCCAGAGCCTCCAGCTCATCAGGACCGAGCCTATGAGTTTGTAGAGTGTCCAATGAAGGCagcaaggggagagaaaggagatgtgTCTGACATAAACCCCGCAAACATG ATGCCCCCGCCCAACCAGATACCATCAGTAGATCAgcctttctccctgtctgtgaaAAGAGAAGAGTCCACAATTCCCCGGGCCGGATCTGAACAGCACTGGGTCTACCCATCGGAACAGATGTTCTGGAATGCAATGCTACGCAAAGG GTGGCATTGGAACAAGGGTGACATTGAACAGAAGGATATGAACAACATCATCTCGATACACAACCAGAACAATGAAATGGCCTGGCAGGAGATCCTCAGATGGGAGGCTCTTCATTCTAA GGAGTGTCCGTGTGGTCCATCTCTGCTGCGGTTTGGGGGCAAAGCGAAGGAGTTCACTCCGAGAGCCAGGTTCCGCCACTGGATGGG GCGTGAATTACCATTTGACAGACATGACTGGATTGTGAATCGTTGTGGAAAAGAGGTCCGATATGTTATCGACTACTATGATGCTGGGGCTGCCTCCAAGCATACCATTCTAGATGTGCGACCTGCTCTTGACTCCATAGGAGCAGTGTGGGATCGCATGAGGGTATCGTGGTTTCATTGGACCTCATGA